GAATAGTGACGTCGTTCCCGCGAAGGCGGGAACCCAGTCAAGCCAATCAAGCCTGGATCCCCGCCGGCGCGGGGATAACGAAGCCGGATTGCAGCGCTATTCTTCCCAAGCGGATACTAAACCGCCCGTCATTGCGAGCGAAGCGAAGCAATCTCCTGTTTCGCCGAGTCAGCCCGTCATTGCGAGCGAAGCGAAGCAATCTCCGGTTTCGCCTCGCCAACCCGTCATTGCGAGCGATGCGAAGCAATCTCCGGTTTCACCAAGCAAGCCCGTCGTTGCGAGCGAAGCGAAGCAATCTCCGGTTTCGCCGAGTCAGCCCGTCATTGCGAGCGCAGCGAAGCAATCTTCCGTCGCTGCAAAGCAACCACTCATCGACACCGGTTTCAAGTTGGGAGTGTTGGCGAATAGTGACGTCGTTCCCGCGAAGGCGGGAACCCAGTCAAGCCAATCAAGCCTGGATCCCCGCCGGCGCGGGGATGACGAAGCCGGATTGCAGCGCTATTCTTCCCAAGCGGATACTAAACCGCCCGTCATCGCGAGCGCAGCGAAGCAATCTCCGGTTTCACCAAGCAAGCCCGTCATTGAGAGCGAAGCGAAGCAATCTCCTGTTTCGCCGAGTCAGCCCGTCATTGCGAGCGAAGCGAAGCAATCTTCCGCTTCAGTAAGCGAAACAAAGCAGCCTCCAGTAGCAGAAGTCGAAGCGAAACGAAATCCCGTAACCCCGATCAAATCGAAGCATCAGGAGTCTATTCTTCCAGTTCAATCCAGACTGGTAGAGGATAAGTCTCCACCCGCTACCAACTTTTCGAATTCACTGCGGCGAAGCGAGGAGCCGCCGGTATTGCGACTCCCCCTGCTTGAAGCGGTTGCTCGCAAAGCCATACCTGCTGAGATTATTGCGCCTGCCGTAGTAGAGAATTCTAATCACAATGGTCCCAAAGACGGGAGTGCTTTGCCGTTCCATAGCGAGCCCGCAGTTATGTCTCCTGAGAGGGCTGTTACTCCTGACGTGGATGGGAGAGTGACTCGCTACGTTCGCAAAGACGGGAGTGCTATACCGCTTCTTAACAAGCCCGAAGTAACGATTCCTGAGAGGGCTGCTGCTCCTTACGTGGATGAGGGAGTGATTCGCTACGTTCGCAAAGACGGGAGTGCTATACCGCTTCTTAATAAGCCCGAAGTAACGATTCCTGAGAGGGCTGCTGCTCCTTACGTGGATGAGAGACTGTTGCACTTTGCTCGCAATGACAGAGGGTTGCTTCGCCACGCTCGCAAAGACGGGGAACCGCACGACAGCGGATTTGTGGTGTCTGTCAATGGCAAGCTCACGCCGTCGATTCGCGAGGTCTGGAGTGACCGCCATCGTAGGGGAGATAGGCATTTAGTCGGGAGTCTGTCACTCAAGACTCGTCGTGAAGTCACAAGTCCAGCGCATGAAGCCAAACTTACCACAGCACCCCCCCCGAAATCGGAGGTGCGTCAGCTCCGCCCGGAGAGACTGGTGGACGTTTCATCCAGGGAATTTGCTTCCGGGAGGCGCTTGGAAACCGAAGAGCAATCTGAATCGACCAACCGGATGCCGGCGGCTCCGGTTGCGGCACGTCCGGTTTCGCCGCATTCGGTGCCCGTGGCAGCAACCGAACGACCACTCCCATCTTCCCGGATTACCCTTCCGCCAGCGCAGATGCGGCTTGTTGAGGCGGCGGGTAGCCTTGCGTCGGGAGGCGTCAAGGTCTTTGCAATGGAACTTAGTCCTGCAGCACTCGGGCTGGCTACGGTCGTCCTGACCCGGACGCTTGACGCGCTTAAAGTCGAGTTTCGCGTCGCCCGGCCGGAGGCGCGGGAGTCGCTCGAACGGGAAGTCGAAACGCTGCGTGAAGCACTAATAGCCGCGGGGCATCCGACGGTTCAGATCGAAGTCAAGCCTCACTTTCAAATCACCCGCAGCGACGATGGCAGCCTGCGCGAAGAGGCATCCCGGGAGCACCAGGAGCAGGCTTCACAGGATGATGGCAACAGCCGTCAGCGGCAGCGGGATGTCGCTCACTATGAACGTCGCTTTGTGTCGCGATCGCTCGGCTATAATTCGTTTGAGATAGCGGCTTGATCCGGGTTCTGCCAATAGTCCGCCCGGACTAAAGTCCAGCATTTACTAATCGTCCAACAATCTTATCTGACTCTAATCCCTAATTGCCCGGCAAATTCTGCCGCTGGCCTGCCCTGATTTCTCCCGCCGGCTCTTTCTGCCTCCCTGACCTGCTGTGTAACATTAGTCTGAATAATAAGATAGCGTATCATTTTATTGGCATTGAACTTGCCATAGAAGGGTTGTCCCGCTCTCGAGCGGGCAGGAAATTCACTCCGGAAAGTAACGACCTATGAATGGAGTCAATCCGACCGCCTCGCTGCCAGTGCTCGGTACCGCGCCGCCAACCGCCGGTCGAACCACAGAAAAGGAGGACTTCCTCCGGCTTCTGGTGGCGCAACTGCGGCACCAGGACCCGCTCAATCCGGTCGAAGGCTCGAACTTCGCTGCCCAACTTGCGCAGTTCTCTTCACTTGAGGAACTCCGCAACATCGGCGGGCAGTTGGACGGTTCAATCGAGACGAATATGCTTCTGGCAAGAGCCATCAACAACACCCAGGCGACGACTCTGATCGGCCGGACGGTGCGCGCCGTCGAAGACCGGGTAACCTACGACGGCTTCGAAGCGACGCCGGTCCGGTTCAACCTTTCAGGTGCAGCCTCGTCGGTCACGGTCGAAATTGTCACCGAAAACGGCCAGGTGCTGCGACGACTCACCGGCGTCAATCTGCCGGAAGGTGACGGCAGCCTCGAGTGGGATGGCCGCAACGGATCGGGCAATCCCGTTCCACCCGGAACCTATCGGGTCAAGGTGAGTGCCAAGCCGCTTGCCGGAGGCGCCGTAACTGCTCTTCCGATTGTGATCGGCCGGGTCCAGGCGGTCCGGTTCGAAGACGGCAATCCGGTGCTGGTGATAGACGGCCGGAGCATCCCCTTTGGAGCCGTGCTCGAAGTGATCGAAAGCGATGCCGGCCCGGAAGGGGCGCCCGGACTCTTCGGACGGTTCCTCAGGTTCGCGGAGGGCAACTGACATGACCATCGATCCGGTTCGTCTCGCTTCGATTCAAGCGCCTCTTCCATCGGCGCAGTCGCCCCGGTCGCCCGATACCGCGTCGCCGGAAAAGAGCATCTCCTTTGCCGAGCAACTGAAGCGTGCCTGCGACGAAGTCGGCGCCCGGGTGCAGTTTTCGGGGCATGCCACGCAGCGCGCCGAAGATCGCAGTCTGGCTCTGACGCCGGCTCAAATGCAGCGCGTCGATAATGCGCTCGATGCCGTCGCCGCCAAAGGCGGGCGGACCGCCCTGGTGATGCTCGACGACCTCGCAATGATCGTCGGTGTCGATCGCCGGACCGTCGTAACCCTCGTGGACAGCCCCCATCTAAGAGAGAATGTCTTCACGGCTATCGACGCAGCAGTGATAGCATAATAGTAAGCGGGTAAGCGAGTGGGCGGGTAAACGTGGAAATGGCAGGGCAGGTCGGGAATTCTGCCGAGGTGAATGTGTAACCTGTCCCAACATCATCATTATCATCATCATCATCATCATTAACATCTATTTCATCAACCCAGGCAGCGGCGACAACCGGTTGGACCCCGGTCGGGGAGACCATTTGTCAGGCGGATCGACAGCCGCCGGCAACGCCGCTTCCGACAACGGAGGCAACATCAAATGATGCGTTCGCTCTACGCAGGCATTTCAGG
This is a stretch of genomic DNA from Calditrichota bacterium. It encodes these proteins:
- a CDS encoding flagellar protein; the protein is MPARKGRPDSSDGSSGSRRATDMTIDPVRLASIQAPLPSAQSPRSPDTASPEKSISFAEQLKRACDEVGARVQFSGHATQRAEDRSLALTPAQMQRVDNALDAVAAKGGRTALVMLDDLAMIVGVDRRTVVTLVDSPHLRENVFTAIDAAVIA
- a CDS encoding flagellar hook capping protein, with translation MNGVNPTASLPVLGTAPPTAGRTTEKEDFLRLLVAQLRHQDPLNPVEGSNFAAQLAQFSSLEELRNIGGQLDGSIETNMLLARAINNTQATTLIGRTVRAVEDRVTYDGFEATPVRFNLSGAASSVTVEIVTENGQVLRRLTGVNLPEGDGSLEWDGRNGSGNPVPPGTYRVKVSAKPLAGGAVTALPIVIGRVQAVRFEDGNPVLVIDGRSIPFGAVLEVIESDAGPEGAPGLFGRFLRFAEGN